One segment of Pasteurella skyensis DNA contains the following:
- the rsmB gene encoding 16S rRNA (cytosine(967)-C(5))-methyltransferase RsmB, producing MKKQSSRAVAAQLILQVLDKGQSLSALMVEAQPKLTEKDVPFVQEITFGVCRELSRLEWIIRLLVTKPLKGKTRLVHCLLLVGLYQILYMRVPTHAAVGEVVNASKALKLESFKGLINGVLRQFLREQENILAKVDKHWQTNHPDWLVNKLKKAYPNWRKIIDANNERPPMWLRVNAHYSTKEEYAVRLNENFAKIDKDVTACAVPDCAIMLNHPVAVSQLPDFDKGWATVQDGHAQWAAILLEPQNNELILDACAAPGGKTTHILEQAPQAKVIALDIEQNRLKRVSENLQRLNQTAKIVCGDASQPDQWLEKEVMFDRILLDVPCSATGIIRRHPDIKWLRQESDIAELVKLQGKILNAMWQRLKPNGTLLYATCSILPDENCDQIQRFIENNHNAKLVEMNFNGEKALMKQFFPHSQGGDGFFYAKLIKTDSE from the coding sequence ATGAAAAAACAATCATCTCGAGCGGTGGCAGCACAGCTTATTTTACAAGTATTAGATAAAGGGCAATCCCTTTCGGCGTTAATGGTGGAAGCTCAACCCAAATTGACTGAAAAAGATGTCCCTTTTGTACAAGAAATTACTTTTGGAGTATGTCGTGAATTGTCTCGTTTAGAGTGGATTATCCGCTTATTAGTTACCAAGCCGTTGAAAGGTAAAACACGTTTGGTGCATTGCTTGTTATTGGTAGGATTATACCAAATTTTATATATGCGAGTGCCTACTCACGCAGCAGTGGGCGAAGTGGTTAATGCAAGTAAAGCATTAAAATTAGAGAGTTTTAAAGGCTTGATAAACGGTGTGTTACGTCAGTTTCTACGAGAGCAAGAGAATATTTTGGCGAAAGTAGATAAACATTGGCAGACTAATCACCCTGACTGGTTGGTGAATAAATTGAAAAAAGCCTATCCAAATTGGCGTAAAATTATTGATGCAAATAATGAACGTCCGCCAATGTGGTTGCGAGTGAATGCTCACTATTCTACAAAAGAAGAGTATGCGGTACGATTAAATGAAAATTTTGCAAAAATTGATAAAGATGTGACCGCTTGTGCAGTGCCTGATTGTGCAATTATGCTTAATCATCCTGTGGCAGTATCACAACTGCCTGATTTTGATAAAGGTTGGGCAACGGTGCAAGATGGACACGCCCAGTGGGCAGCAATATTACTTGAACCTCAAAATAATGAATTAATTTTAGATGCCTGTGCTGCACCAGGGGGGAAAACCACTCATATTTTAGAACAAGCGCCTCAAGCTAAAGTAATAGCTTTAGATATTGAGCAAAACCGTTTAAAACGGGTGAGTGAGAACTTACAGCGCTTAAATCAAACGGCTAAAATAGTGTGTGGTGATGCCAGTCAGCCTGATCAATGGTTAGAAAAAGAGGTGATGTTCGATCGTATTTTATTGGATGTTCCTTGTTCCGCAACGGGGATTATTCGCCGTCATCCTGATATTAAATGGTTACGTCAAGAAAGTGATATTGCGGAATTAGTCAAACTTCAAGGGAAAATTCTGAATGCGATGTGGCAACGTTTAAAACCAAACGGTACGTTGCTTTATGCAACTTGTTCTATTTTGCCTGATGAGAACTGTGATCAAATTCAACGCTTTATTGAAAATAATCACAATGCTAAACTAGTCGAAATGAATTTTAATGGTGAAAAAGCACTGATGAAACAATTTTTCCCTCATTCACAGGGTGGAGACGGTTTCTTTTATGCGAAGTTAATAAAAACTGATAGTGAATAA
- the trkA gene encoding Trk system potassium transporter TrkA yields the protein MKIIILGAGQVGSSLAENLVRDNEITIIDDNDAMLAGLQAKHDLQVIHGNGASPRILREAGASDADLLVAVTNSDDTNMIACQIAFTLFKIPTKLARIRNPDYVRERDILFNNKVLPIDHIIAPELLITEQIFQLIDYSGASQIAHFADNRISLVSIKAYYGGPLVGYPISALKDHLPHIEARIISIIRQGRTIVPKATTIIEADDDVFFICEKAHIKAIMSELQRLEKQPKRIMIVGGGDISTKLANALENQCSVKLIENDAEKAEKLAEKLSKTLVLNGNASDKELLFEEHIENIDLFLALTEDDETNIMSALLAKRMGAKKTLVLVQRNVYLDLIQGGAIDLVISPQQSTISTLLTHVRKGDIVKVASLNQGTVEGLEIIVHGDKETSKVVDREVQELKLPPGAIVGAIFRDNDVFIAHKSTKILAGDHLILFLNDQRQVDEIEKLFQLSATFL from the coding sequence ATGAAAATTATAATCTTAGGTGCAGGGCAAGTGGGTTCAAGTCTTGCTGAAAATTTAGTTAGAGATAATGAAATTACCATTATTGATGATAATGATGCAATGCTAGCAGGACTTCAAGCCAAACACGATTTACAGGTTATTCACGGCAATGGTGCCTCTCCTCGTATTTTAAGAGAAGCAGGAGCCAGTGACGCAGATTTACTTGTAGCGGTAACCAATAGCGATGATACCAATATGATAGCCTGTCAAATTGCATTTACGTTATTTAAAATTCCAACTAAGCTTGCTCGCATTCGTAATCCTGACTATGTAAGAGAACGTGATATTTTGTTTAATAACAAAGTGTTACCTATCGATCATATCATTGCACCTGAATTGCTAATTACCGAGCAGATTTTCCAATTGATTGATTATTCTGGAGCATCACAAATTGCTCATTTTGCGGATAATCGAATATCATTAGTCAGTATTAAGGCCTATTATGGCGGTCCTTTAGTTGGTTACCCTATTTCTGCACTAAAAGATCACTTACCTCATATTGAGGCTCGTATTATCTCTATTATTCGACAAGGAAGAACCATTGTACCAAAGGCTACCACCATTATTGAAGCCGATGATGATGTCTTCTTTATCTGTGAAAAAGCTCATATCAAAGCAATAATGAGTGAATTACAGCGCCTCGAAAAACAGCCTAAGCGCATTATGATTGTGGGTGGTGGCGATATTAGTACTAAATTAGCGAATGCCCTCGAAAATCAATGTAGTGTGAAGCTCATTGAAAATGATGCTGAAAAAGCAGAAAAGTTAGCAGAAAAACTCTCTAAAACCCTTGTATTAAATGGTAATGCATCAGACAAAGAATTGCTATTTGAAGAACATATCGAAAATATCGATCTTTTTTTAGCATTAACGGAAGATGATGAAACCAATATTATGTCAGCATTACTGGCTAAACGAATGGGAGCAAAGAAAACCCTCGTTCTCGTGCAACGTAATGTATATTTAGACCTTATTCAAGGTGGTGCTATTGATTTAGTGATTTCTCCTCAACAAAGTACGATTTCAACATTACTTACTCATGTGAGAAAAGGGGATATTGTTAAAGTTGCGTCATTAAATCAAGGAACGGTTGAAGGGCTTGAAATTATTGTACACGGCGATAAAGAAACCTCTAAAGTTGTAGATAGAGAAGTACAGGAATTAAAATTGCCACCAGGTGCGATTGTTGGTGCAATCTTTCGTGATAATGACGTATTCATTGCTCATAAAAGCACAAAAATATTAGCAGGAGATCATTTAATATTATTCTTAAATGATCAAAGACAAGTTGATGAAATAGAAAAATTATTCCAACTTAGTGCGACATTTTTATAA
- the nudF gene encoding ADP-ribose diphosphatase, giving the protein MNNILQFNQKDIEILREETVYKGHFELKKVFFRHKLYAGGMSGEVCRELLMKGAASALIAYDPVKDNVVLIEQIRIGAYDPESKKSPWLLELIAGMIDKDESPEEVAIRESKEEAGLEIENIQHALTVWDSPGGMVEKLHIYLGLVDTTNVGGIYGLEEENEDILVHIVSRETAYQWIEEGKIDNVIAVLGLQWLQLNYHKFKK; this is encoded by the coding sequence ATGAATAACATTTTACAATTTAATCAAAAAGATATTGAAATATTACGAGAAGAAACCGTTTATAAAGGACACTTCGAACTTAAGAAAGTATTTTTCCGTCATAAACTTTATGCTGGTGGAATGAGTGGTGAAGTATGTCGAGAACTATTAATGAAAGGCGCCGCCTCAGCATTAATTGCCTATGATCCTGTTAAAGATAACGTCGTGTTAATTGAACAGATAAGAATTGGCGCCTACGATCCTGAAAGTAAAAAATCACCTTGGTTATTAGAGTTAATTGCAGGAATGATAGACAAAGATGAAAGCCCTGAAGAAGTGGCTATTCGTGAAAGTAAAGAAGAAGCAGGATTAGAAATAGAAAATATTCAACACGCCTTAACGGTATGGGATAGTCCTGGTGGAATGGTGGAAAAATTACATATTTATTTAGGGTTAGTAGATACAACCAATGTTGGTGGTATTTATGGTTTAGAGGAAGAAAATGAAGATATTTTAGTCCATATTGTTTCTCGTGAAACGGCCTACCAATGGATAGAAGAAGGCAAGATTGATAATGTTATTGCAGTTCTCGGATTACAGTGGTTACAACTCAATTATCACAAATTTAAAAAATAA
- the fmt gene encoding methionyl-tRNA formyltransferase — protein MTKLNIIFAGTPDFAAKHLRHLINSEHNIVAVYTQPDKPAGRGKKLQASPVKQLALENNLAVYQPKTLRNEEVQAELKALNADVMVVVAYGLILPEEVLNAPRLGCLNVHGSLLPRWRGAAPIQRAIWAGDKKTGVTIMQMDKGLDTGDMLYKVTTPIDEKETSASLYEKLANLAPPALLEVLDNLENGKYPPQKQQDDLANYAEKLTKEEAKLDWSLTAIQLERNIRAFNPAPIAYLIIEINGKEERVKIYQANVLDHQDKPAGTILNVDKTGIQIATQQGVLNITQLQPQGKKPMMIQDFLNGRSDWFQAGKILS, from the coding sequence ATGACAAAACTCAATATTATTTTTGCTGGCACCCCTGATTTTGCAGCTAAACATTTACGACATTTAATCAACTCCGAACATAATATTGTCGCAGTTTATACTCAGCCAGATAAACCAGCTGGACGTGGTAAAAAATTACAAGCCAGTCCTGTTAAACAACTAGCCCTTGAAAACAACTTAGCTGTCTATCAACCAAAAACTTTACGTAATGAAGAGGTTCAAGCTGAATTAAAAGCCTTGAATGCTGATGTAATGGTGGTGGTCGCTTACGGATTGATTTTACCAGAAGAAGTATTAAATGCCCCTCGTTTAGGGTGCTTAAATGTACACGGCTCATTGCTTCCACGCTGGCGTGGTGCAGCCCCAATTCAACGTGCTATTTGGGCAGGCGATAAAAAAACAGGTGTTACCATTATGCAAATGGATAAAGGGTTAGACACTGGTGATATGTTATACAAAGTCACCACCCCTATTGATGAAAAGGAAACCTCTGCAAGTCTTTATGAAAAACTAGCAAATCTTGCTCCACCTGCTTTATTAGAAGTGTTAGATAATTTAGAAAATGGCAAATATCCGCCACAAAAACAACAAGATGACTTAGCCAATTATGCTGAAAAACTTACCAAAGAAGAAGCAAAATTAGATTGGAGTTTAACCGCAATTCAATTAGAGCGTAACATTCGAGCCTTCAATCCTGCCCCTATTGCTTATTTGATAATTGAAATAAACGGCAAAGAAGAACGAGTAAAAATTTATCAAGCCAATGTATTAGATCATCAAGATAAACCTGCTGGCACCATTTTAAATGTAGATAAAACAGGTATTCAAATCGCCACTCAACAAGGTGTATTAAATATTACCCAACTACAACCACAGGGCAAAAAACCAATGATGATCCAAGATTTCTTAAATGGACGCAGTGATTGGTTTCAAGCTGGAAAGATCTTATCGTAA
- a CDS encoding 4'-phosphopantetheinyl transferase family protein → MSKKLMASDRLEIMFARNDEYLWSKTVPAIDPNFNSRQIQKWKSRQTALFLLTQLFEKYQLDKNLLNNIQKMPNGRPFVEHSHVDFNISHSGDWVAVIFCYSKTKKTVAIDIEHPQKQRRFKALLDYYADEQEKSELLSDPTKLEHNFYLSWCLREAVLKSQGEGIAKLNSVKHFPSSRTIYCNYCPKGTLHFFKQYSFYLCYFFEANSTVTVSQHHNGKLQKIDPISPLIYHVNKEIL, encoded by the coding sequence ATGAGTAAAAAACTGATGGCATCTGACCGCTTGGAGATTATGTTTGCTCGCAATGATGAATATCTATGGAGTAAAACTGTACCTGCAATCGATCCTAATTTTAATTCTCGTCAAATTCAGAAATGGAAAAGTCGCCAAACAGCATTATTTTTATTAACACAACTTTTTGAAAAATATCAGTTAGATAAAAATCTACTTAACAATATTCAAAAGATGCCAAATGGCCGCCCTTTTGTAGAGCATTCTCACGTAGATTTTAATATCAGCCATTCTGGTGATTGGGTTGCCGTTATCTTTTGTTATTCTAAAACAAAAAAAACAGTCGCAATAGATATTGAACATCCTCAAAAACAACGCCGTTTTAAAGCACTACTTGATTATTACGCAGATGAACAAGAAAAGTCTGAATTACTGTCAGACCCCACAAAGTTGGAACATAATTTTTATTTAAGTTGGTGTTTACGTGAAGCAGTACTAAAATCCCAAGGAGAAGGGATCGCAAAACTTAACAGCGTCAAACATTTTCCCTCTTCAAGAACAATTTATTGCAACTATTGCCCTAAAGGGACGCTTCATTTTTTTAAGCAATACTCTTTTTATTTATGTTATTTTTTTGAAGCCAACAGCACAGTCACTGTTTCACAACATCACAATGGAAAATTGCAAAAAATAGATCCAATCTCACCGCTTATTTATCACGTTAACAAGGAAATATTATGA
- the cpdA gene encoding 3',5'-cyclic-AMP phosphodiesterase, producing MDYFYHPLNTNESIRLLQITDTHLFAKRNEQLLGVNTYHSFHAVLDAVLDSEFPFELVLATGDLVQDHNEQGYHDFAEIVSPLKKPVFWLQGNHDQPEMEKVLNKYPQISPMKHILIGKKWQILLLDSQVYGVPHGNLDAYQLQWLEQKLTQYNEYYTLIALHHNILPTHSTWLDQHSLRNAHELSEVLKPYKKVKAIIHGHIHQEMDRMWNGIRILATPSTCIQFKPNNHHFTLDLVPQGWRELILHPDGSIDTVVKRLATNEFLPDFNAEGY from the coding sequence ATGGACTATTTTTATCATCCTTTGAATACAAATGAAAGTATCCGACTTTTACAAATTACGGATACTCATTTATTTGCAAAAAGAAACGAGCAACTTCTCGGCGTGAATACTTATCATAGCTTTCACGCGGTGTTGGATGCTGTCTTAGACAGTGAATTTCCTTTTGAGCTAGTGCTCGCTACGGGTGATTTGGTTCAAGATCATAATGAACAGGGTTATCACGATTTTGCAGAAATCGTTTCCCCCTTAAAAAAACCTGTTTTTTGGCTACAGGGGAATCACGATCAGCCAGAAATGGAAAAAGTACTGAATAAATACCCTCAAATTAGTCCAATGAAACACATTTTAATTGGCAAAAAATGGCAAATATTATTGCTTGATAGTCAAGTATATGGTGTGCCTCACGGCAATTTAGATGCCTACCAATTACAATGGCTTGAACAAAAACTAACTCAATATAATGAATATTACACATTAATTGCATTGCATCATAATATTCTGCCAACCCATTCAACTTGGCTTGATCAGCATAGTTTACGTAATGCACACGAATTATCTGAAGTATTAAAGCCTTATAAAAAGGTGAAAGCAATAATACACGGACATATTCATCAAGAGATGGATAGAATGTGGAATGGTATTCGTATTTTAGCGACACCATCCACCTGTATCCAGTTCAAACCTAATAATCACCACTTTACGTTGGATTTAGTTCCGCAAGGATGGCGTGAATTAATTTTACACCCTGATGGTTCAATTGATACTGTCGTAAAACGTCTAGCAACAAACGAATTCTTACCTGATTTTAATGCGGAAGGTTACTAA
- a CDS encoding phosphoribosyltransferase family protein, which translates to MNIGQFRCFQCEKPLAISHHGFCSHCYKQIEQSPYCGCCGSLLLENSLGCGNCLQDEPKWHKFVQICWYKSPLTHWIADFKFHQCYYLDQPLARLLLLAITKARREHFLTLPEVIIPVPLYWQRHWKRGYNQAELLTEPLSKWLNIPMDTDCLTRVRSTIPQRELSAQERRTNLKKAFCYQPIKPYKSVAIVDDVVTTGSTINAICVELLKQGVKEIQVWTLCRA; encoded by the coding sequence ATGAATATTGGACAGTTTCGTTGTTTTCAGTGTGAAAAACCATTAGCAATCAGCCATCACGGTTTTTGTAGTCATTGCTATAAACAGATTGAGCAATCTCCTTATTGTGGTTGCTGTGGTTCGCTATTGTTAGAGAATAGCTTAGGCTGTGGAAATTGTTTACAAGACGAACCAAAATGGCATAAATTTGTGCAAATTTGTTGGTATAAGTCACCGCTTACCCATTGGATTGCTGATTTTAAATTTCATCAATGTTATTATTTAGATCAACCTTTAGCAAGATTGTTATTATTAGCCATTACGAAAGCCAGAAGAGAGCATTTTTTAACATTACCAGAAGTGATTATCCCTGTTCCTTTGTATTGGCAACGCCATTGGAAACGTGGTTATAATCAAGCAGAATTATTAACTGAGCCTCTTTCAAAATGGTTAAATATTCCAATGGATACTGACTGCTTAACAAGAGTAAGATCAACCATTCCACAGCGAGAGCTTTCTGCTCAAGAACGTAGAACAAATTTAAAAAAAGCCTTTTGCTATCAACCTATAAAACCCTATAAAAGCGTGGCAATTGTGGATGATGTCGTCACAACTGGCTCAACTATTAATGCTATTTGTGTGGAGTTATTAAAACAAGGTGTGAAGGAAATACAGGTTTGGACGCTATGCAGGGCATAA
- the queC gene encoding 7-cyano-7-deazaguanine synthase QueC, protein MLQEPQKAVVIFSGGQDSTTCLFLAIREFGLKNVEVVTFQYGQRHSIELKKAEWIAQDLGIKQTVIDTSVIKAITTNALMDNAAKIELDGDKPNTFVDGRNALFLLYTAIYAKGQGIKTLYTGVCETDFSGYPDCRDVFIKSMNVTLNLAMDYNFNIRTPLMYLDKKQTWALADELGAFDYIREHTYTCYIGVEGGCGKCPSCELRERGLMQYLAERSSLSSN, encoded by the coding sequence ATGTTACAAGAACCTCAAAAAGCAGTGGTGATTTTTTCTGGTGGTCAAGACTCAACAACGTGCTTATTTTTAGCTATTCGTGAGTTTGGATTGAAAAATGTGGAGGTGGTTACATTCCAATATGGACAACGTCATAGTATTGAACTTAAAAAAGCAGAATGGATTGCACAGGATTTAGGTATCAAACAAACAGTTATTGATACTTCTGTTATTAAAGCAATTACCACGAATGCTCTAATGGATAATGCTGCGAAAATTGAATTAGACGGTGATAAACCTAATACCTTTGTTGATGGACGTAATGCTTTATTTCTCCTCTATACTGCGATTTATGCTAAAGGACAGGGAATAAAAACACTTTATACAGGGGTGTGTGAAACGGATTTTAGTGGCTATCCTGATTGCAGAGATGTGTTTATTAAGTCGATGAATGTCACTTTGAACCTTGCAATGGACTATAATTTTAATATTCGTACTCCTTTGATGTATCTAGATAAAAAACAAACGTGGGCGTTAGCCGATGAATTAGGTGCTTTTGATTATATTCGTGAGCATACGTATACTTGTTATATAGGGGTAGAAGGAGGTTGTGGTAAATGTCCAAGCTGTGAGTTACGTGAGCGAGGTTTAATGCAATATTTGGCTGAACGTAGTAGTCTATCCAGCAACTAA
- a CDS encoding Cof-type HAD-IIB family hydrolase, whose product MNNLNYPIKIVFFDIDDTLYYKKETRIPESIFKEVIPKLKAKGIIPAIATGRCFGAFPIPLRPFINEDGFELLVTINGQHNRYKNEMISKYTLPIARMEAVVKQLKDLNIEYGFVTNEQFAVSNNTAEVIEALKPIKKDYIVDPEHYKHNDIMQMLAFYPQERSQEVKDSGLFGDDLKEVRWHPKAVDILDKTNSKAKGIQDVLAYFNIDIKNAMAFGDGLNDLEMLSSVGFGVAMGNSEEELKKLADYVTKPIWEDGVLFALKEFNII is encoded by the coding sequence ATGAATAATTTAAACTACCCAATTAAAATTGTTTTTTTTGATATTGACGATACCCTTTACTATAAAAAAGAAACCCGTATTCCAGAGAGTATTTTTAAAGAAGTTATTCCAAAACTAAAAGCCAAGGGGATTATTCCCGCTATTGCAACTGGGCGTTGTTTTGGTGCTTTTCCGATTCCTTTAAGACCTTTTATAAATGAAGATGGTTTTGAACTGCTTGTCACCATTAACGGACAACATAATCGTTATAAAAATGAAATGATTAGTAAATATACTCTTCCAATCGCACGAATGGAAGCCGTAGTTAAACAGCTGAAAGATTTAAATATTGAGTATGGTTTTGTGACCAATGAACAATTTGCTGTGTCTAATAATACTGCTGAAGTGATTGAAGCTCTGAAGCCAATTAAAAAAGATTATATTGTTGATCCTGAACATTATAAACACAATGATATTATGCAAATGTTAGCCTTTTATCCACAAGAGCGTTCTCAAGAGGTCAAAGACTCAGGATTATTTGGTGATGATTTAAAAGAAGTACGTTGGCACCCTAAAGCTGTTGATATTTTAGATAAAACAAACTCTAAGGCAAAAGGAATTCAAGATGTGCTTGCTTATTTTAATATTGATATCAAAAATGCAATGGCATTTGGTGATGGCTTAAATGACCTTGAAATGCTTTCCAGTGTTGGTTTTGGTGTGGCAATGGGAAATAGTGAAGAAGAGTTAAAAAAATTAGCAGATTATGTCACCAAGCCAATTTGGGAAGATGGTGTATTATTTGCATTGAAAGAGTTTAATATAATTTAA
- the hfq gene encoding RNA chaperone Hfq yields the protein MAKGQSLQDPYLNSLRRERIPVSIYLVNGIKLQGQIESFDQFVILLKNTVSQMVYKHAISTIVPARAISYNNSQNSSQSHNHTESQVTATSAE from the coding sequence ATGGCAAAAGGTCAATCTTTACAAGATCCATATTTGAATTCACTTCGCCGTGAGCGCATTCCTGTTTCTATTTATCTCGTTAATGGAATTAAACTTCAAGGTCAAATTGAATCATTTGATCAGTTTGTGATTCTATTGAAAAATACTGTAAGTCAAATGGTGTATAAACACGCTATTTCGACAATTGTTCCAGCTCGAGCAATATCATACAATAATTCACAAAACTCGTCTCAGTCGCATAATCATACGGAATCTCAAGTTACTGCAACGAGCGCTGAATAA
- the miaA gene encoding tRNA (adenosine(37)-N6)-dimethylallyltransferase MiaA, with the protein MQKPLALFLMGPTASGKTDLAIKLRQNLPVEIISVDSALIYKGMDIGTAKPSQEELALAPHRLIDIIDPAQSYSVANFRDDALKEMAEVTASGRIPLLVGGTMLYYKGLVEGLSPLPSSQPEIRADIQLKAEQQGWGELHKELLSIDPIAGQRINENDSQRIGRALEVFYISGRTMTELTAQKGESLPYDVLQFAITPQDRAVLHNRIEQRFHKMIALGFEQEVARLFERKDLHIDLPSIRCVGYRQMWEYLQGDISLDEAIFKGICATRQLAKRQITWLRGWNSEIEWLDSLELDYSYNQMKKAIELKL; encoded by the coding sequence ATGCAAAAACCACTCGCTCTTTTTTTAATGGGACCTACCGCTTCAGGTAAAACGGATCTTGCCATTAAGTTACGACAGAATTTACCCGTTGAAATTATTAGTGTTGATTCTGCTTTAATTTATAAAGGAATGGATATTGGCACAGCAAAACCCTCTCAAGAAGAATTAGCCTTAGCTCCTCATCGCTTGATTGATATTATTGATCCTGCACAAAGCTACTCTGTTGCAAACTTTCGAGACGATGCATTAAAAGAAATGGCAGAAGTAACGGCTTCTGGTCGTATCCCTTTGCTGGTGGGAGGAACGATGCTTTACTATAAAGGATTGGTAGAAGGGCTTTCTCCTCTTCCCTCTTCTCAGCCTGAAATAAGAGCTGACATTCAACTAAAAGCTGAACAACAAGGGTGGGGAGAATTACATAAAGAGCTACTTAGCATTGATCCTATTGCAGGACAGCGTATTAATGAAAATGATAGTCAGCGTATTGGACGGGCTCTGGAAGTGTTTTATATTTCAGGCAGAACAATGACAGAGCTTACCGCTCAAAAAGGAGAATCATTGCCCTATGATGTACTACAATTTGCAATTACGCCACAAGATAGAGCCGTTTTACATAACCGTATTGAGCAACGTTTTCATAAAATGATAGCGTTAGGTTTTGAACAAGAAGTGGCACGATTATTCGAGCGCAAAGATTTACATATTGATTTACCCTCTATTCGGTGTGTGGGTTATCGCCAAATGTGGGAGTATTTACAAGGAGATATTTCTCTTGATGAAGCTATTTTTAAAGGAATTTGTGCCACTCGACAGCTGGCTAAACGTCAAATTACGTGGTTACGAGGTTGGAATAGTGAGATCGAATGGTTGGATAGCTTAGAATTAGATTATTCTTACAATCAAATGAAAAAGGCTATTGAGTTAAAATTATAA